CGAACACCACGCCGAACAGGAAGTCGTTCCAGATCTGGGTGAACTGCCAGATGATGCAGACCACGAAGATCGGGCCGGAGATCGGCAGCAGGATGCGCCCGAAGATGGTCCAGAAGCCGGCGCCGTCGATGCGCGCCGCCTTCACCAGCTCATCCGGCACGGTGATGTAGAAGTTGCGGAAGAACAGCGTGGTGAACGCGGTGCCGTACACCACGTGCACCAGCACCAGGCCGGCCGTGCTGTTGGCAATGCCCAGCAGGCCCAGCAGCTGCGCCATCGGCAGCAGCACCACCTGGAACGGGATGAAGCAGCCCACCAGCAGCATGGTGAACAGCGCGTCGGAGCCCTTGAAGCGCCACATCGACACCACGTAGCCGTTCACCGCGCCGATCATGGTGGAGATCAGCACCGCCGGCACCGTCATCTTCACCGAGTTCCAGAAGAAGCCCTTCATGCCGCCGCATTCCACGCCGGTGCAGGCCTCGGCCCAGGCCTTGACCCAGGCGCCGCCCTGCCAGGCTTGCGGCAGTGCCAGCATATTGCCGTTGCGGATGTCGTCCAGGCTCTTGAACGAGGTGGTGAGCATCACGTACAGCGGCAGCAGGTAGTAGATGGCCATCAGGAGCAGCGCGGCGTACACCAGCGCGCGGCCAACGGTAAGGTTCTTAAACACGTTTGGCACTCCTTGTTTCCATGTACATCAGCGGCACCAGCACCGCCACGATGGTGAACAGCATCATCATGGCGGAGGACGCCCCCAGGCCAAGCTGGCCGCGGGTAAAGGCGAACTGGTACATGAAGATGGCCGGCACGTCGGACGAGGTGCCCGGGCCGCCGCCGGTCAGCGCCATCACCAGGTCGAAGCTCTTGATGGCGATGTGCGACAGGATCAGCAGCACGCTGAAGAACACCGGGCGCAAGCTGGGAATCAGGATGCGGCGGTAGATGGTGGGCAGGCTGGCGCCATCCACCTGGGCGGCCTTGATGATGGAGTCGTCGATGCCGCGCAGGCCGGCCAGGAACAGCGCCATCACGAAGCCGGAGCTTTGCCACACACCGGCAATCACCACGGTGTAGATGGACATGTCGGAGTTCACCAGCCAGTCGAAGGTGAAGCTGGTATAGCCCAGATCGTTCACCACCTTCTGCAGACCCATGTCCGGGTTCAGCATCCACTTCCAGGCAGTGCCGGTCACGATGAAGGACAGCGCCATCGGGTACAGGTAGATGGTGCGCAGTGCGCCTTCGGCGCGGATTTTCTGATCCAGCAGCACCGCCATCAGCAGGCCGACGATCAGGCAGAACAAAATGAACAGGCTGCCGAAGATGCCGAGGTTGGCCGCAGCGGTCCACCAGCGGTCGTTGTCGAACAGCGCCTGGTATTGCACCAGCCCGGCCCATTCGAAGCGGGGCATCATGCGCGATTCGGTAAAGGAGAGCCAGCCGGTCCAGGCGATGAAGCCGTAGACGAAGACCAGGCTGGCAGCCAGCGTCGGCGACAGCACCAGCTTGGGCAGCCAGCGGTCGGCCAGCGCGCGCAGGCCTTGATTAGCAGAGGCGGACATGAGAGTTCCTTGCTGTCTCGGGTAAGGCGGCGCCGTTCACGCAGCCTGGCGGCGGCGCTAGCGAACGGCGAGAGACATCCACCCCGCCGGCAGGCGGCGGGGCAGACAGGGTTACAGCATCAGGATCAGCGTACGGCGCTGGCCTTGGCCAGACGCTCGGTCGCCTGCTTCGGTGTCATGCTGGAGTTCATGAACTGCGAGATCACGTCCACCATGGCGCCTTCGGTCGCGGACGGCATGGCCATCTTGTGCGCGAAGCTCGGCACCAGCTTGTTGCTCTTGGCGGCGGCGTTCATGTCGAAGTTGGACTTCTTGGCGCAGTCGTCGAACTTGGTCAGCGGGGTATCCAGGCGGGCCGGGATGGAGCCCTTGTTCAGGTTGAACACTTCCTGGAATTCCTTGCTCATCACGGTGTTGGCCAGGTCGGCCTGGGCCTTCACCGCTGCCGGCGACTTCTGCTGGAACATGGCCAGCGAATCGATGTTGAAGGTGAAGGCGTTCTGGGTGCCCGGTGCGTCTACACACAGGAAGTCCTTGCCCGGTACCTTGCCGGCGGCGGTGAATTCGCCCTTGGCCCAGTCACCCATGAACTGCATGCCGGCCTTGCCGTTGATCACCATGGCGGTAGCCAGGTTCCAGTCGCGGCCAGCGGCGCCCTTGTCGATGTAGGTTTTCACCTTGGCCAGGGTCTCGAACACTTTCAGGGTGGTGGCGCCGCCAACGGTGGCCTTGTCCAGCTTCACGAAGGCCTTGCTGTAGTAGTCGGCACCGCCCACGCCCAGCGCAACGGATTCAAACAGGGTGGCGTCCTGCCACGGCTGGCCGCCGTGGGCGATAGGCTGGATGCCGGCCTTCTGCAGCTTGTCGGCAGCAGCAAAGAATTCCGGCCAGGTTTTCGGCACGGTGGCGCCGGCCTTCTTGAAGGCTTCCGGGTTCACCCACAGCCAGTTCACGCGGTGCACGTTCACCGGCACGGCCACGTACTTGCCCTTGTACTTCATCACGTTGCTGACCACTTTGGGCAGCTGCTTGTCCCAGTTGCCGGCCTTGGCAACGGAATCGATGTCGGCCAGCACGCCTTCGGCGCCCCATTCCTGGATCGCCGGGCCCTTGATCTGGGCGGCGGTCGGCGGGTTGCCGGATACCACGCGGGTTTTCAGGGCGGTCATGGCGTTGTCGCCGCCACCGCCGGCCACGGCGAAGTCCTTCCAGGTATCGCCCTTGGCAGTCATCATTTTTTTCAGTTCGGCAACGGACTTGGCTTCGCCGCCGGAGGTCCACCAGTGCAGTACTTCCACATCACCCGCCATCGCGGTTGCCGGCAGCAGGGTTGCGGCCAGTACGGCCACGGTCAGACGCTTCATTTCCATATTCCATCTCCTGTCGTGTTGTATGCCGCCCGATGTGCTGATTTTTTGGCTTTGCGGGCGACGAACCCTGCGGGGCAACTCTCCTTGCCCGTTCCGCAGTTGGGTGCACTATAGCCACGAGATGTAAGTTTTGTGTAAGTTTTTGCGAAGATTGTCGTAAGGAAACGCGCCATAATGGGTGCGCCGCGTCATGACAATGCGCTGAAATGCCTTGAAATTGGGCAAGCAGGCTTTATTGCAGTGCAATAAAAACAGAAAAAGTAGTGTCTTAACTACACACTACTTTGCGGGCAAACCGTTCCGGGCAGCGCTCAGTGCGGCGGCGTTGCGGCCAAGGGCAGCAGCAGGCAGACCCGCAGACCGCCGCCCGGATTGTCGCCCAGGCTGACGCTGGCGCCATGGCGGCGGGCGATTTCCTGCACGATGGCCAGCCCCAGGCCACA
This Vogesella sp. LIG4 DNA region includes the following protein-coding sequences:
- a CDS encoding carbohydrate ABC transporter permease, translated to MAIYYLLPLYVMLTTSFKSLDDIRNGNMLALPQAWQGGAWVKAWAEACTGVECGGMKGFFWNSVKMTVPAVLISTMIGAVNGYVVSMWRFKGSDALFTMLLVGCFIPFQVVLLPMAQLLGLLGIANSTAGLVLVHVVYGTAFTTLFFRNFYITVPDELVKAARIDGAGFWTIFGRILLPISGPIFVVCIIWQFTQIWNDFLFGVVFAAGESQPITVALNNLVNTSTGVKEYNVDMAAAIIAALPTLFVYMVAGRYFVRGLTAGAVKG
- a CDS encoding carbohydrate ABC transporter permease gives rise to the protein MSASANQGLRALADRWLPKLVLSPTLAASLVFVYGFIAWTGWLSFTESRMMPRFEWAGLVQYQALFDNDRWWTAAANLGIFGSLFILFCLIVGLLMAVLLDQKIRAEGALRTIYLYPMALSFIVTGTAWKWMLNPDMGLQKVVNDLGYTSFTFDWLVNSDMSIYTVVIAGVWQSSGFVMALFLAGLRGIDDSIIKAAQVDGASLPTIYRRILIPSLRPVFFSVLLILSHIAIKSFDLVMALTGGGPGTSSDVPAIFMYQFAFTRGQLGLGASSAMMMLFTIVAVLVPLMYMETRSAKRV
- a CDS encoding ABC transporter substrate-binding protein: MEMKRLTVAVLAATLLPATAMAGDVEVLHWWTSGGEAKSVAELKKMMTAKGDTWKDFAVAGGGGDNAMTALKTRVVSGNPPTAAQIKGPAIQEWGAEGVLADIDSVAKAGNWDKQLPKVVSNVMKYKGKYVAVPVNVHRVNWLWVNPEAFKKAGATVPKTWPEFFAAADKLQKAGIQPIAHGGQPWQDATLFESVALGVGGADYYSKAFVKLDKATVGGATTLKVFETLAKVKTYIDKGAAGRDWNLATAMVINGKAGMQFMGDWAKGEFTAAGKVPGKDFLCVDAPGTQNAFTFNIDSLAMFQQKSPAAVKAQADLANTVMSKEFQEVFNLNKGSIPARLDTPLTKFDDCAKKSNFDMNAAAKSNKLVPSFAHKMAMPSATEGAMVDVISQFMNSSMTPKQATERLAKASAVR